A genome region from Planctomyces sp. SH-PL62 includes the following:
- a CDS encoding recombinase family protein has product MDEPTPDGDAVRPRPAAATDTDRLIDELVVAAHRRTPQEQCGQVGAIYARYSTKAQGSVGDQVRSVLEAAARLKIHVPREFVFYDEAVSGSRNRRPGLDRLRATLARRGAVQAVLVFATNRLGRTAYHAMQIVHEEMVGRDIRCVFTSNNIDTADGHTWQLLLQAYSMVDQMVVASAAAHIHAAHEAMFDQGLVHGAVTYGYRGREVGEGRGVRKGRPLREYEIDPEAAPWILRAFEWYAREGLSIGEVVRRLNAEPRAPRNPRLLAGWDHAAVRRMLGNPRYRGHWMYGETKAVCHPGKASTAHVRRDAPLKSARLEHLRIVPEDLWLRARARLAEGDRRAAGRKPRDGDHRSRPRALAGLFHCGAHGRRMQAGGGHGKMLICKDCMGTPRERRSLCSILNRRLALKLTCEALALRIRRDDGLATAIVAASRSAAASLQSPDPAHLVGLRTRIEALTRRIGFVMDNPGAEPRDVLEAKAKLQQLRRERSALESDLGRIEADAARAVEVPDEGAVREMLSRLGATLDEAAGEGDAPEDRAVREVVDALTGGRVDLFQEGGREPKRGWLRGSFRFDLERLARLAGFPAIPAPPDGPDPRELVRIDYREPAPCEAHATAVKALYDEGVLVKEIAARLGISRNLAAKALAWWHRSRDLEPPDGRSRRSSLPVDARSLTPPLYVRLADEALRLSEQGLLYEEVAARLGCDRNTAAKAIKRASELRGTPAQDGRSRRKTLDRYRRGRDADAAPPGTA; this is encoded by the coding sequence ATGGACGAACCCACCCCGGACGGCGACGCCGTCCGACCCCGCCCGGCGGCCGCGACCGACACCGACCGGCTGATCGACGAGCTCGTCGTCGCCGCCCACCGGCGGACCCCGCAGGAACAGTGCGGCCAGGTCGGCGCGATCTACGCGCGTTACTCCACCAAGGCCCAGGGGAGCGTCGGCGACCAGGTGCGGTCGGTCCTCGAGGCGGCCGCGAGGCTGAAGATCCACGTCCCGCGCGAGTTCGTCTTCTACGACGAGGCCGTCAGCGGGAGTCGGAATCGACGCCCCGGCCTCGACCGGCTCCGCGCGACCTTGGCCCGGCGCGGTGCCGTGCAGGCCGTCCTCGTCTTCGCCACCAACCGGCTCGGGCGCACCGCCTACCATGCGATGCAGATCGTCCACGAGGAGATGGTCGGCCGCGACATCCGCTGCGTCTTCACGTCGAACAACATCGACACGGCGGACGGCCACACGTGGCAGCTGCTCCTGCAGGCCTATTCCATGGTCGACCAGATGGTCGTCGCCTCCGCCGCCGCGCACATCCACGCCGCGCACGAGGCGATGTTCGACCAGGGCCTGGTCCACGGGGCGGTGACCTACGGCTACCGCGGCCGCGAGGTCGGGGAGGGCCGGGGCGTCCGGAAGGGCCGGCCCCTCCGGGAGTACGAGATCGACCCCGAGGCCGCCCCCTGGATCCTGCGGGCGTTCGAGTGGTACGCCCGCGAGGGCCTCTCGATCGGCGAGGTCGTCCGCCGCCTCAACGCCGAGCCGCGGGCCCCGCGCAACCCGAGGCTCCTCGCCGGCTGGGACCATGCGGCGGTCCGGCGGATGTTGGGCAACCCCCGATACCGGGGCCATTGGATGTACGGGGAGACCAAGGCCGTCTGCCACCCCGGGAAGGCCTCCACGGCCCACGTGCGCCGGGACGCGCCCCTCAAGTCGGCCCGGCTGGAGCACCTCCGGATCGTCCCCGAGGACCTCTGGCTCCGGGCCCGGGCCCGGCTCGCGGAGGGGGACCGCCGCGCCGCCGGCCGCAAGCCGCGGGACGGCGACCACCGTTCCCGGCCCAGGGCCCTGGCGGGCCTGTTCCATTGCGGCGCCCACGGCCGGCGGATGCAGGCCGGCGGCGGCCACGGCAAGATGCTGATCTGCAAGGACTGCATGGGGACGCCGCGCGAGCGGAGGTCCCTCTGTTCGATCCTCAACCGGCGCCTGGCGCTGAAGCTGACGTGCGAGGCCCTGGCCCTGCGGATCCGGCGGGACGACGGCCTGGCGACGGCCATCGTCGCGGCCTCGCGCTCCGCCGCGGCCTCGCTCCAATCCCCGGACCCGGCCCACCTGGTCGGCCTCAGGACGCGGATCGAGGCCCTCACGAGGCGGATCGGGTTCGTGATGGACAACCCCGGGGCGGAGCCGCGCGACGTCCTCGAGGCGAAGGCGAAGCTGCAGCAGCTGCGCCGCGAGAGGTCGGCCCTGGAGTCGGACCTCGGCCGGATCGAGGCCGACGCCGCCCGAGCCGTCGAGGTCCCGGACGAGGGGGCCGTCCGCGAAATGCTGTCGAGGCTCGGCGCGACCCTCGACGAGGCCGCGGGGGAGGGGGACGCCCCGGAGGACCGCGCGGTCCGCGAAGTCGTCGACGCCCTCACCGGGGGCCGCGTCGACCTGTTCCAGGAGGGCGGTCGCGAGCCCAAGCGGGGCTGGCTCCGGGGGAGCTTCCGGTTCGACCTGGAGAGGCTGGCCCGCCTGGCGGGATTCCCGGCGATCCCCGCCCCCCCCGACGGCCCCGATCCGCGCGAATTGGTCCGCATCGACTACCGGGAGCCGGCGCCGTGCGAGGCCCATGCGACGGCCGTCAAGGCGCTGTACGACGAGGGCGTCCTGGTCAAGGAGATCGCCGCCCGATTGGGGATCTCCCGCAACCTGGCCGCCAAGGCCCTGGCCTGGTGGCACCGCAGCCGGGACCTCGAGCCCCCCGACGGCCGTTCCCGCCGCTCCTCGCTCCCCGTCGACGCGAGGAGCCTCACCCCCCCGCTCTACGTCCGGCTGGCGGACGAGGCGCTGCGGCTCAGCGAGCAGGGCCTGCTCTACGAGGAGGTCGCCGCCCGCCTGGGGTGCGACCGGAACACGGCCGCCAAGGCGATCAAGCGGGCTTCCGAGCTCCGGGGGACGCCCGCCCAGGACGGCCGATCGCGCCGCAAGACCCTGGATCGATACCGGCGGGGCCGCGACGCCGACGCGGCCCCGCCCGGGACGGCCTGA
- a CDS encoding ATP-binding protein — MRQHTVEGERIEYEAGWNPDAVVRTLCAFANDFENLGGGCVVVGQDCDEDGRPVFPPAGLEEGRLDAIQRELLAACNRIQPAYFPILSVEKYEGRNLIVLWAPGGMNRPYKAPSAVTAKTKEHRYFIRRYSSTIEVKSNGEDEQELLRLTATVPFDDRRCVSADVDDLRPGLIRAYLKEVGSGLHEDAAGMPLVELGRRMNIVDGADEFARPRNVGVLFFHDKPRKFLPGAQIDVVIFPDGPGGDVIVEKSFHGPLHEQVRDALRYIESNALRRKIVKSGDRAEAVRILNYPFPAVEESLVNAVYHRGYDQREPVEVRINPDGIEIVSYPGPDASIRLEALTGEKIVARRYRNRRIGEFLKELDLTEGRSTGIPKIRRAMATNGSPPPRFSTDEGRSYFLVELPVHPKLAGVKAHDEAHDEAHQELTEAEAKILSFVADRPRSRPEIARHLGQKGRSGHLYKSTDRLRGLGLVELTIPDKPRSRNQKIRLAEEGAAWLAAK, encoded by the coding sequence TTGCGGCAGCACACCGTCGAGGGCGAGCGCATCGAATACGAGGCGGGCTGGAACCCGGACGCCGTGGTCCGGACCCTCTGCGCCTTCGCCAACGACTTCGAGAACCTGGGCGGCGGCTGCGTCGTCGTCGGCCAGGACTGCGACGAGGACGGCCGCCCCGTCTTCCCCCCGGCCGGCCTCGAGGAGGGCCGGCTGGACGCGATCCAGCGGGAGCTCCTCGCCGCCTGCAACCGGATCCAGCCGGCCTACTTCCCGATCCTGAGCGTCGAGAAGTACGAGGGGAGGAACCTGATCGTGCTCTGGGCCCCGGGCGGCATGAACCGCCCGTACAAGGCCCCGAGCGCCGTGACCGCCAAGACGAAGGAGCACCGCTACTTCATCCGACGCTACTCGAGCACGATCGAGGTGAAGTCGAACGGCGAGGACGAGCAGGAGCTCCTCCGCCTGACCGCAACCGTCCCGTTCGACGACCGTCGATGCGTCTCGGCCGACGTCGACGACCTGCGCCCCGGGCTGATCCGGGCGTATCTGAAAGAGGTCGGCAGCGGGCTCCACGAGGACGCGGCCGGGATGCCGCTCGTCGAACTGGGGCGGCGGATGAACATCGTCGACGGGGCCGACGAGTTCGCGAGGCCCCGCAACGTCGGCGTGCTGTTCTTCCACGACAAGCCGAGGAAGTTCCTCCCCGGGGCGCAGATCGACGTGGTGATCTTCCCCGACGGCCCCGGCGGCGACGTGATCGTCGAGAAGTCGTTCCACGGCCCGCTGCACGAGCAGGTTCGGGACGCCCTGCGCTACATTGAGAGCAACGCGCTCAGGCGGAAGATCGTCAAGAGCGGCGACCGCGCCGAGGCGGTCCGCATCCTGAACTACCCCTTCCCGGCCGTCGAGGAGTCCCTGGTCAACGCCGTCTACCACCGCGGCTACGACCAGCGGGAGCCGGTCGAGGTGCGGATCAACCCGGACGGGATCGAGATCGTCAGCTACCCCGGGCCGGACGCCTCGATCCGGCTCGAGGCCCTCACGGGCGAGAAGATCGTGGCCCGGCGCTACAGGAACCGCCGCATCGGGGAGTTCTTGAAGGAGCTCGACCTGACCGAAGGCCGCTCGACCGGCATCCCCAAGATCCGCAGGGCGATGGCGACGAACGGATCGCCGCCGCCCAGGTTCTCGACCGACGAGGGGCGGAGCTACTTCCTGGTGGAGCTGCCCGTCCACCCGAAACTCGCGGGGGTGAAGGCGCATGACGAGGCGCATGACGAGGCGCATCAGGAGCTCACCGAGGCCGAGGCCAAGATCCTGTCGTTCGTCGCGGATCGGCCGAGGAGCCGACCGGAGATCGCTCGGCACCTCGGGCAGAAGGGCCGCAGCGGGCACCTCTACAAGTCCACCGACCGCCTGCGCGGCCTGGGGCTCGTCGAGCTGACGATCCCCGACAAGCCCCGGAGCAGGAACCAGAAGATTCGGCTCGCCGAGGAGGGCGCGGCGTGGCTGGCGGCGAAATAG
- a CDS encoding ParB/RepB/Spo0J family partition protein, with protein sequence MTVSQAREVFTRLLRVPAPSPERIAAEVTRVLRRSASLQRTGQLQPIRVRWSEEHGKWIIISGERRYRAALLAGLRTVSYAFTDRPLTESEVRQEPLVENLLREDLRPIEAADGCRQLMDLNGWTMQQVAEALNVSKGAVSEALSLLKPPEDVREQVEREVNPPSSGCEVSRLEDERAQRELAARIVGEGLKRDDAGAAVGETARPKAKKGGGAGVVEAGSTTTRTFAVADARLAITWPRRSVGARDVVQVLEEARSQLRGRGVESDAA encoded by the coding sequence GTGACGGTGTCGCAGGCGCGCGAGGTCTTCACGCGACTGCTGCGCGTCCCGGCGCCGAGCCCGGAGCGGATCGCGGCGGAGGTCACGCGGGTGCTGCGGCGGTCGGCCAGCCTCCAGCGGACCGGCCAGCTCCAGCCCATCCGGGTGCGTTGGAGCGAAGAGCACGGCAAGTGGATCATCATCAGCGGCGAGCGCCGCTACCGCGCGGCCCTGCTCGCGGGCCTCAGGACGGTCTCCTACGCCTTCACGGACAGGCCGCTCACCGAGAGCGAGGTCCGCCAGGAGCCGCTCGTCGAGAACCTCCTCCGCGAGGACTTGCGGCCGATCGAGGCGGCCGACGGCTGCCGGCAGCTCATGGACCTGAACGGCTGGACCATGCAGCAGGTGGCCGAGGCCCTGAACGTCTCGAAGGGGGCGGTGAGCGAGGCGCTCTCGCTGCTCAAGCCCCCCGAGGACGTCCGGGAGCAGGTGGAGCGGGAGGTCAACCCGCCTTCGTCCGGCTGCGAGGTCAGCCGCCTCGAGGACGAGCGGGCCCAGCGGGAGCTGGCCGCGCGGATCGTGGGCGAGGGGCTCAAGCGCGACGACGCCGGGGCCGCCGTCGGCGAGACCGCGAGGCCCAAGGCGAAGAAGGGGGGAGGGGCCGGGGTCGTCGAGGCCGGGTCCACGACCACCAGGACCTTCGCCGTCGCCGACGCCCGGCTCGCCATCACCTGGCCGAGGAGGTCGGTGGGGGCCCGGGACGTCGTCCAGGTCCTCGAGGAGGCGCGCTCCCAGCTCAGGGGCCGCGGCGTCGAGAGCGACGCCGCCTGA